In Myxococcus stipitatus, the following are encoded in one genomic region:
- the lon gene encoding endopeptidase La translates to MSDEKKKGTAASAMPTAMAPPGLINKEDIPQVLPILPLRNSVFFPGGVLPLAVGRQKTIALIKDAVRDDQVIGVVTQRRAEEEDPGAADLYTMGTVARIVKLLKMGEDNYSLVVQGLARFRVVELVQEAPYLKARVDAVEDKTSAENVEVEALGINLKKLAREVIELMPELPAAATELVESITHPGHLADLIAANVDVPIEEKQAVLETVDLKARMKLVLELLNRKREILKLSNKIDSAVKGEMSKTQREYYLRQQLKAIKEELGEMGEEEEELDELQERLKKAALPPEVEKVANKELNRLKTIPAASSEYTVARTYLDWIADLPWSKLSEDNLDIENARQQLDKDHFGIKKVKKRILEYLAVRKLKNDMRGPILCLVGPPGVGKTSLGQSVAKATGRKFVRLSLGGVRDEAEIRGHRRTYVGALPGRFIQSMKKAGTKNPVMMLDEIDKLGADFRGDPSAALLEVLDPEQNNTFSDHYLDVPFDLSKVMFIATANQLDPIPGPLRDRMEIIELSGYTFEEKQSIARIHLVPKQLKEHGLNGDHIEINDEALLTLTTSYTREAGVRNLERRIADICRAVAVEVAGGKLEKQTINAERVKEILGPEMFYSEVAERTEVPGVATGLAWTAAGGDLLFIEATKMAGKGGMTLTGQLGDVMKESATAALSYLRSKSESLGISPNFLEKTDLHLHFPAGSIPKDGPSAGVTILTALTSLLTGIRVRHDTAMTGEATLRGLVLPVGGIKEKVLAAHRAGIKRVILPERCRKDLVDVPDQAKKELEFIFVSQMDEVLKAALETSPFKSSAGTPGGEPGKEALPPQAPEAGAPEVRA, encoded by the coding sequence ATGTCCGATGAGAAGAAGAAGGGCACCGCCGCGAGCGCCATGCCCACCGCGATGGCCCCTCCGGGGCTCATCAACAAGGAAGACATCCCGCAGGTGTTGCCCATCCTGCCCCTGCGGAACAGCGTCTTCTTCCCCGGCGGCGTGCTTCCCCTGGCCGTCGGCCGTCAGAAGACCATTGCCCTGATCAAGGACGCGGTCCGTGATGATCAGGTGATTGGCGTCGTCACCCAGCGCCGCGCCGAGGAAGAAGATCCGGGCGCCGCCGACCTCTACACCATGGGCACCGTTGCCCGCATCGTGAAGCTCCTGAAGATGGGCGAGGACAACTACTCGCTCGTGGTCCAGGGGCTCGCCCGGTTCCGCGTGGTGGAGCTGGTGCAGGAGGCCCCCTACCTCAAGGCCCGCGTCGACGCGGTGGAGGACAAGACCTCCGCGGAGAACGTCGAGGTGGAGGCCCTGGGCATCAACCTCAAGAAGCTGGCGCGCGAGGTCATCGAGCTGATGCCCGAGCTGCCCGCCGCCGCCACCGAGCTGGTGGAGAGCATCACCCATCCCGGCCACCTGGCGGACCTCATCGCCGCCAACGTCGACGTGCCCATCGAGGAGAAGCAGGCCGTCCTGGAGACGGTGGACCTCAAGGCGCGGATGAAGCTGGTGCTGGAGCTGCTCAACCGCAAGCGGGAGATCCTCAAGCTCTCCAACAAGATCGACTCCGCCGTGAAGGGCGAGATGTCGAAGACGCAGCGTGAGTACTACCTGCGCCAGCAGCTCAAGGCCATCAAGGAGGAGCTGGGAGAGATGGGCGAGGAGGAAGAGGAGCTCGACGAGCTCCAGGAGCGCCTGAAGAAGGCCGCCCTGCCTCCCGAGGTGGAGAAGGTCGCGAACAAGGAGCTCAACCGCCTGAAGACCATTCCGGCGGCCTCCAGCGAGTACACCGTCGCGCGCACCTACCTGGATTGGATTGCGGACCTGCCGTGGTCGAAGCTGTCCGAGGACAACCTCGACATCGAGAACGCGCGGCAGCAGCTGGACAAGGACCACTTCGGCATCAAGAAGGTCAAGAAGCGCATCCTGGAGTATCTGGCGGTGCGCAAGCTGAAGAACGACATGCGCGGGCCCATCCTGTGCCTCGTCGGTCCTCCGGGCGTGGGCAAGACGTCGCTGGGTCAGAGCGTGGCCAAGGCCACGGGCCGCAAGTTCGTGCGCCTGTCGTTGGGCGGCGTGCGTGACGAGGCGGAGATCCGCGGCCACCGGCGCACCTACGTCGGCGCGCTGCCGGGCCGCTTCATCCAGAGCATGAAGAAGGCCGGGACGAAGAACCCGGTGATGATGCTGGATGAAATCGACAAGCTCGGCGCCGACTTCCGTGGCGACCCGAGCGCGGCGCTGCTCGAGGTGTTGGACCCGGAGCAGAACAACACGTTCAGCGACCACTACCTCGACGTGCCGTTCGATTTGTCGAAGGTGATGTTCATCGCCACGGCGAACCAGCTCGACCCCATCCCTGGCCCGCTTCGGGACCGCATGGAGATCATCGAGCTGTCCGGCTACACGTTCGAGGAGAAGCAGAGCATCGCCCGCATCCACCTGGTGCCCAAGCAGCTCAAGGAGCACGGGCTCAACGGCGACCACATCGAGATCAACGATGAGGCGCTGCTGACGCTCACCACCTCGTACACGCGCGAGGCCGGTGTGCGTAACCTGGAGCGGCGCATCGCGGACATCTGCCGCGCGGTGGCGGTGGAGGTTGCGGGTGGGAAGCTGGAGAAGCAGACCATCAACGCCGAGCGGGTGAAGGAGATCCTCGGGCCCGAGATGTTCTACTCGGAGGTCGCCGAGCGCACGGAGGTTCCGGGCGTGGCGACGGGTCTGGCCTGGACGGCGGCGGGTGGCGACCTGCTCTTCATCGAGGCGACCAAGATGGCGGGCAAGGGCGGCATGACGCTCACCGGCCAGTTGGGCGACGTGATGAAGGAGAGCGCGACGGCGGCGCTGAGCTACCTGCGCAGCAAGTCCGAGTCGTTGGGCATCAGCCCCAACTTCCTGGAGAAGACGGACCTGCACCTGCACTTCCCGGCGGGTTCCATCCCCAAGGATGGTCCTTCCGCGGGCGTCACCATCCTGACCGCGCTCACCAGCCTGCTGACGGGCATCCGGGTGCGGCACGACACGGCGATGACGGGCGAGGCCACGCTGCGTGGCCTGGTGCTGCCGGTGGGTGGCATCAAGGAGAAGGTGTTGGCGGCGCACCGGGCGGGCATCAAGCGGGTCATCCTGCCCGAGCGGTGCCGCAAGGACCTGGTGGACGTGCCGGACCAGGCGAAGAAGGAGCTGGAGTTCATCTTCGTCAGCCAGATGGACGAGGTCCTGAAGGCCGCGCTGGAGACGTCGCCGTTCAAGTCGTCGGCGGGGACTCCGGGTGGCGAGCCCGGCAAGGAGGCGCTGCCTCCGCAGGCCCCCGAGGCGGGGGCCCCCGAGGTCCGCGCCTGA
- a CDS encoding DNA polymerase Y family protein produces MRRAYLHFTRFPVQRKVIEYPELAGRPFVLVEEARGQRRVVAASTSALKAGVRPGATLTAATALEPELRHFTYRAEEEARALVALGEALLCLGPGFQLSSPDGLWLDAGAAHLSGGEEGLCARALELCSEQGYRAHVAVASEAFTSRALARYGARRVEVVAPGASARMLAPLPLAALEGREGAAFSALGLTTLGEVAALPAGAVAARGGAQGARVHARCGGADDTPFVAEVLEDVLEERRVLDWPAESFEPLRFALKTLLDRLAARLAGRGRAAVRITFTLKLDPTGQQQVTLSLARPTAAAKLLLDLARHRLEELRLENPVAEVSARVDEHSEDRGQQLSLGDAPEGDAALEVVLSRLATTLGEESLCSAGLASVHRPEGAHGAKPFRPPDEKKKGWVEELRDERGPVTAGGLRERPSRVLAEPAWLDAEVGEAGRLLAARVGGKRHRVTAVSGPERLGGEWWSEFPFQRDYYRVHFEGLGPAWVFRDMRDGCFYLQGLFD; encoded by the coding sequence ATGCGCAGGGCCTATCTGCACTTCACGCGCTTTCCGGTGCAGCGCAAGGTCATCGAGTATCCGGAGCTGGCGGGGCGTCCCTTCGTGTTGGTGGAGGAGGCACGGGGCCAGCGGCGGGTGGTGGCGGCCTCGACGTCCGCGCTGAAGGCGGGAGTGCGGCCCGGGGCGACGCTCACGGCGGCGACGGCGTTGGAGCCGGAGCTTCGTCATTTTACCTATCGAGCGGAGGAGGAGGCGCGGGCGCTGGTGGCCTTGGGGGAGGCGCTGTTGTGCCTGGGACCGGGCTTTCAGCTCTCCTCGCCGGATGGGCTGTGGCTGGACGCTGGGGCCGCGCATCTCTCTGGAGGCGAGGAGGGGTTGTGCGCTCGGGCGTTGGAGTTGTGCTCGGAGCAGGGGTATCGGGCGCATGTGGCGGTGGCCTCGGAGGCGTTCACTTCGCGGGCGCTGGCGCGGTACGGGGCGCGGCGAGTGGAGGTGGTGGCCCCCGGGGCATCGGCGCGGATGCTGGCTCCGTTGCCGTTGGCGGCGCTGGAGGGGAGGGAGGGCGCGGCCTTCTCCGCGTTGGGGCTCACCACGTTGGGAGAGGTGGCTGCGTTGCCTGCGGGCGCGGTGGCGGCGAGAGGTGGGGCGCAGGGGGCGCGAGTGCATGCGCGATGCGGTGGAGCGGATGACACGCCCTTCGTGGCGGAGGTGTTGGAGGATGTGCTGGAGGAGCGCCGGGTGCTGGACTGGCCGGCGGAGTCCTTCGAGCCGCTGCGCTTCGCGCTGAAGACGCTGCTGGACAGGTTGGCGGCGAGGCTCGCGGGGCGGGGGCGGGCGGCGGTTCGTATCACCTTCACGTTGAAGCTGGACCCCACGGGGCAGCAGCAGGTGACATTGTCCCTGGCGAGGCCCACGGCGGCGGCGAAGCTGCTGCTCGATCTGGCGCGGCATCGGTTGGAGGAGCTGCGGCTGGAGAACCCGGTGGCGGAGGTGTCCGCGCGAGTGGATGAGCACTCGGAGGACCGGGGGCAGCAGCTTTCGTTGGGGGACGCGCCGGAGGGAGACGCGGCGTTGGAGGTGGTGTTGTCGCGACTGGCGACGACCTTGGGGGAGGAGTCGCTCTGCTCAGCGGGGCTGGCGTCGGTGCATCGGCCCGAGGGGGCGCATGGGGCCAAGCCATTCCGGCCGCCCGACGAGAAGAAGAAGGGCTGGGTGGAGGAGCTTCGCGATGAGCGGGGACCCGTGACGGCGGGGGGGCTTCGGGAGCGCCCTTCTCGAGTGCTGGCGGAACCTGCGTGGTTGGACGCGGAGGTGGGCGAAGCGGGCCGGCTGCTGGCGGCCAGGGTGGGCGGGAAGCGCCACCGGGTGACGGCGGTGTCAGGCCCGGAGCGGTTGGGCGGCGAATGGTGGTCCGAGTTCCCCTTTCAGCGCGACTACTACCGGGTGCACTTCGAGGGGCTGGGGCCTGCTTGGGTATTCAGAGACATGCGTGATGGCTGCTTCTACTTGCAGGGCTTGTTTGACTAG
- a CDS encoding VWA domain-containing protein, whose protein sequence is MKLKTSAPLLLLPALWVASCTSPVDEAGSTLPGKCQSDAPVVAPQKTDILFVIDNSGSMAEEQAGVATELPGFIQALREGGGVTQDFRVGVITTTVYQRILFQGRDITREYPAEAGHLQPVPDADGKPTVARYLESSDENLLEGFQRLVKQGTGGSGQEAPFEAVRLALSEPLAGTPILDGGNGGFLRDGARLLVVVVTDEEDCSSDVRPPPVILSQDTSVDKCSEGAALLTSVDSYFEFFRGLRDSTGGRREVLWATVGPVALSDKRAELIQDRTPQGTFVRNADCPTSYGPGYRHRAMAEKFDARFENLDSICRESYRDTLLRIAELAAVSQSVDVMNLPDPRLAQVELTRAGGEVERCSVAGGDLSYEPSAAGRPARIYFGGDCLRRADDQKVEVKVICAG, encoded by the coding sequence ATGAAGTTGAAGACCAGTGCCCCCTTGCTCCTGCTGCCGGCCCTCTGGGTAGCGTCCTGTACGTCGCCCGTGGACGAAGCGGGCTCCACCCTGCCGGGTAAGTGTCAGAGTGATGCCCCGGTGGTGGCGCCCCAGAAGACGGACATCCTCTTCGTCATCGACAACTCGGGCTCCATGGCCGAGGAGCAGGCCGGTGTCGCCACGGAGCTGCCCGGCTTCATCCAGGCCCTCCGGGAGGGGGGCGGCGTCACGCAGGACTTCCGCGTGGGGGTGATCACCACCACGGTCTACCAGCGGATCCTCTTCCAGGGGCGGGATATCACCCGGGAATACCCGGCGGAGGCGGGGCATCTGCAGCCGGTGCCGGACGCGGATGGGAAGCCCACCGTGGCCCGCTATCTGGAGAGCTCGGATGAGAACCTGCTGGAGGGGTTCCAGCGGCTCGTGAAGCAGGGGACGGGGGGCAGTGGGCAGGAGGCGCCGTTCGAGGCGGTGCGCCTGGCGCTGTCCGAGCCCTTGGCGGGGACGCCCATCCTCGACGGAGGCAACGGAGGCTTCCTGCGGGATGGGGCGCGGCTGCTCGTGGTGGTGGTGACGGACGAGGAGGACTGCAGCTCCGACGTGAGGCCTCCGCCGGTCATCCTTTCGCAGGACACGTCGGTGGACAAGTGCAGCGAGGGCGCGGCGCTGCTGACGTCCGTGGATTCGTACTTCGAGTTCTTCCGCGGCCTGCGCGACTCCACGGGGGGGCGCAGGGAAGTGTTGTGGGCCACGGTGGGGCCGGTGGCGTTGAGCGACAAGCGGGCGGAGCTGATCCAGGACAGGACGCCCCAGGGGACCTTCGTGCGCAACGCGGACTGCCCCACGTCGTACGGGCCTGGGTATCGGCACCGGGCGATGGCGGAGAAGTTCGACGCGCGCTTCGAGAACCTCGACTCCATCTGCCGGGAGAGCTACCGGGACACGCTGCTGCGTATCGCCGAGCTGGCCGCGGTGTCGCAGAGCGTGGACGTGATGAACCTGCCGGATCCGCGGCTGGCGCAGGTGGAGCTGACGCGCGCGGGGGGCGAGGTGGAGCGGTGCTCGGTGGCCGGGGGCGACCTGAGCTACGAGCCGTCCGCCGCGGGCCGTCCCGCGCGGATCTACTTCGGCGGGGACTGCCTGCGCCGGGCGGATGACCAGAAGGTGGAAGTGAAGGTGATCTGCGCGGGGTAG
- a CDS encoding recombinase RecA: MSAALEQRVGAAGGSVVEQLRERIRQLQAAPRRYLAVLRTGMEAVDALLPSGGFPLGQAVELCGEAASGRTSLALSAVAAAHREARLCAWVDGPRELYPPAAAAQGVDLERLLIVRPQAMEQRVWAAVQLARSGAFACVVLDLTRGVGAVGRGPRVGLAEARKLADAAERGGGLLLLLTSPESPADGVTRLRTESEGTEGWSVEVVRSRGGGMGARAVMPWSALYPELGLEGGGRVLDVGPLDADATPDFLREGAWVARNGCGIQGQRPGRDGAMPSLRAGLSMASAAY, translated from the coding sequence ATGAGCGCGGCGTTGGAGCAGCGAGTGGGCGCGGCGGGCGGCTCCGTGGTGGAGCAGCTGCGTGAGCGCATCCGCCAGTTGCAGGCGGCGCCCCGGCGTTATCTGGCGGTCCTTCGCACGGGGATGGAGGCGGTGGACGCGCTGCTGCCCTCCGGAGGCTTCCCGCTGGGGCAGGCGGTGGAGCTGTGCGGCGAGGCGGCCTCCGGGCGGACCAGCCTGGCGCTGAGCGCGGTGGCGGCGGCGCATCGGGAGGCTCGGCTCTGTGCGTGGGTGGATGGGCCGCGTGAGCTCTATCCGCCCGCGGCCGCGGCGCAGGGCGTGGATCTGGAGCGGCTGTTGATTGTCCGGCCCCAGGCGATGGAGCAGCGGGTCTGGGCGGCGGTGCAGCTCGCGCGCAGCGGGGCCTTTGCCTGTGTGGTGCTGGACCTGACGCGTGGAGTGGGCGCGGTGGGGCGGGGGCCCAGGGTCGGGCTGGCCGAGGCGCGCAAGCTGGCGGACGCGGCGGAGCGGGGCGGTGGGCTGTTGTTGCTGCTGACCTCGCCGGAGTCACCCGCGGATGGGGTGACGCGGCTTCGGACGGAGTCGGAGGGGACGGAGGGCTGGTCGGTGGAAGTGGTGCGCAGCCGGGGGGGCGGGATGGGGGCTCGGGCGGTGATGCCGTGGAGCGCGCTGTATCCCGAGCTGGGGTTGGAGGGGGGCGGGCGGGTGTTGGATGTGGGGCCGTTGGATGCGGATGCGACGCCGGACTTCCTGAGGGAAGGGGCGTGGGTGGCGCGCAATGGCTGTGGCATCCAGGGGCAGCGGCCCGGGCGTGATGGGGCGATGCCGTCGCTGCGAGCGGGGCTGAGCATGGCCTCCGCGGCGTACTGA